A genome region from Pseudoalteromonas tetraodonis includes the following:
- the fliO gene encoding flagellar biosynthetic protein FliO — MIALASLSNSVFAATDAATPTTDIVSMVLSLGMVVVLILVLAFFVKKLNPNLTNNDEFKVIRSLPLGSRERLMVVEIDNAQHLLGVTPHSINYLHKLETPLTEKELPELAKRFGKMLNPQLNQNKKN, encoded by the coding sequence ATGATAGCACTAGCCAGTTTAAGCAATTCGGTGTTTGCAGCAACAGATGCTGCAACACCGACCACAGATATCGTATCCATGGTGTTATCTTTGGGTATGGTTGTGGTGTTAATTTTAGTGTTGGCTTTTTTTGTAAAAAAGCTCAATCCAAATTTAACCAATAACGATGAGTTTAAAGTGATCCGCAGTCTTCCGTTGGGATCACGTGAGCGCTTAATGGTGGTTGAAATAGATAATGCACAGCACCTATTAGGGGTTACTCCACACAGTATTAATTATCTACACAAGTTAGAAACCCCCCTAACAGAAAAAGAGTTACCAGAATTAGCGAAGCGGTTTGGCAAAATGTTGAATCCGCAACTTAATCAAAATAAAAAGAACTAA
- a CDS encoding flagellar biosynthetic protein FliQ encodes MEPEVFVDILSGALFLVIKLVSAIVVPGLIIGLVVAVFQAATSINEQTLSFLPRLLITISALIVGGHWFTQELMDFFNRLVLLIPEIAG; translated from the coding sequence ATGGAACCTGAAGTATTTGTTGATATTTTAAGTGGAGCCCTATTTTTAGTGATTAAGCTGGTGTCTGCCATTGTGGTACCTGGCTTAATTATTGGGTTGGTTGTGGCTGTGTTTCAGGCAGCAACCTCAATTAACGAACAAACACTGAGTTTTTTACCGCGTTTATTAATCACCATCAGTGCCCTGATTGTGGGAGGACATTGGTTTACTCAAGAGCTAATGGACTTTTTTAATCGCTTAGTGCTGCTTATCCCCGAAATTGCAGGTTAA
- the fliR gene encoding flagellar biosynthetic protein FliR, giving the protein MEFPFSVVIQWLSDFLLPLVRISSMIMIMAGIGAKNVPARIKMGLAVVVTFLVVPVLPAATFTNLFSFEMILVVLQQMLIGVAIGFASTLLLNTFVLAGQILAMQTGLGFASVVDPSNGMSVPAVGQFYLILATLLFFVFNGHLMMIQMVVHSFEVLPIDGNWWAVDHYWDIVTWGGWMFTTALVLSLAPLTAMLVINMAFGIMTRAAPQLNIFSIGFPFTLVAGLVIIWATLGNFVTQFEFQWLKMVELMCTLIGCSP; this is encoded by the coding sequence ATGGAATTTCCATTTTCCGTTGTCATTCAATGGTTAAGTGATTTTTTACTGCCCTTAGTGCGCATCAGCTCTATGATCATGATCATGGCGGGTATTGGCGCAAAAAACGTACCTGCTCGAATAAAAATGGGCTTGGCTGTAGTGGTCACCTTCTTAGTTGTTCCTGTTCTTCCTGCTGCTACATTTACTAATCTATTTTCTTTTGAAATGATTTTAGTGGTACTCCAACAAATGTTGATTGGTGTCGCAATTGGTTTTGCGTCCACACTATTACTCAATACGTTTGTGTTAGCCGGTCAAATTCTTGCTATGCAAACCGGTTTAGGTTTTGCATCTGTTGTTGACCCCTCTAATGGGATGAGTGTGCCTGCAGTGGGGCAATTTTATCTAATATTAGCTACCTTATTATTTTTTGTGTTTAATGGTCATTTAATGATGATTCAAATGGTGGTGCACAGTTTTGAAGTACTCCCGATTGATGGCAATTGGTGGGCGGTTGATCATTACTGGGACATAGTGACATGGGGTGGTTGGATGTTTACCACTGCATTAGTGCTGTCATTAGCACCATTAACCGCCATGCTGGTTATTAATATGGCATTTGGTATTATGACCCGTGCTGCACCGCAGTTAAATATTTTCTCGATAGGCTTCCCGTTTACCTTAGTGGCAGGGCTCGTTATTATTTGGGCAACGCTCGGTAACTTTGTCACTCAGTTTGAGTTCCAATGGCTAAAAATGGTTGAGCTGATGTGTACTCTAATTGGTTGTTCCCCTTAG
- the fliN gene encoding flagellar motor switch protein FliN, which produces MSDDQDTMDEWAAALAEAEGTDDSPEVKVTELDELDDSKHELSGEEKRKLDTILDIPVTISMEVGRSKINIRNLLQLNQGSVVELDRVAGEPLDVLVNGTLIAHGEVVVVNDKFGIRLTDVISQVERIKKLR; this is translated from the coding sequence ATGAGCGATGATCAAGATACAATGGACGAATGGGCAGCAGCACTTGCTGAAGCTGAAGGCACTGACGATAGTCCTGAGGTCAAAGTAACCGAGCTTGATGAGCTTGATGATTCAAAGCATGAACTCAGCGGTGAAGAAAAACGTAAACTCGATACTATTTTAGATATTCCCGTTACTATTTCTATGGAAGTAGGGCGTTCTAAAATTAATATTCGTAATTTATTACAACTTAACCAAGGTTCGGTCGTTGAGCTTGACAGGGTTGCCGGCGAACCGCTCGATGTTTTAGTTAATGGTACTTTGATTGCGCATGGCGAAGTGGTTGTGGTGAACGATAAGTTCGGTATTCGTTTAACGGATGTAATTAGCCAGGTTGAACGGATCAAAAAGTTACGATGA
- the flhB gene encoding flagellar biosynthesis protein FlhB, with amino-acid sequence MAEDSGQEKTEEPTPKKVDDAKKKGQIARSKELGTMFVLIFSAISLLMYGPEIGKGLYRIMGRMLSLNRNETYDTTKMFAVWGEVADVLLFPMSMFVLIIVLAAFIGNTMLGGFNFSWQAAAPKASKMSPMKGFTRMFGPQAAIELLKSLLKFGLVAAFAIFLINTFFDEILHLSIESAPGNIVHALEILAWMFLAMSCTLIIIAAIDAPFQSYSHNKQLKMTMQEVKDEYKNSEGDPQIKARIRQTQRQMSQKRMMQDVPDADVIVTNPTHYSVALKYDTERAGAPIVLAKGVDELAMQIRKIALGNEVPIVESPTLTRALYHTAEVGEQIPDQLFTAVAQVLAYVFQLKRFKKGRGKRPVALNKKLPIPDEFKY; translated from the coding sequence ATGGCTGAAGATTCCGGACAAGAAAAAACCGAAGAACCCACCCCAAAAAAAGTTGATGATGCTAAAAAGAAAGGCCAAATAGCGCGTTCTAAAGAGTTAGGTACCATGTTTGTGCTTATTTTTTCTGCTATTTCCTTATTAATGTATGGGCCTGAAATTGGCAAAGGCTTGTACCGCATTATGGGAAGAATGCTGAGTCTTAACCGCAATGAAACCTACGACACCACCAAAATGTTTGCCGTATGGGGAGAGGTGGCCGACGTACTGTTATTTCCTATGTCGATGTTTGTACTCATTATTGTATTGGCTGCATTTATCGGTAATACCATGCTTGGCGGCTTTAATTTTAGTTGGCAAGCAGCTGCGCCCAAAGCCAGTAAAATGTCGCCAATGAAAGGCTTTACCCGCATGTTTGGTCCACAAGCGGCTATAGAATTGCTTAAGTCATTATTAAAGTTTGGCTTGGTGGCCGCATTTGCTATTTTTTTAATTAATACGTTTTTTGATGAAATCTTACATTTAAGTATAGAAAGTGCGCCTGGCAATATTGTTCATGCTTTGGAAATTTTAGCGTGGATGTTTTTAGCCATGTCTTGCACCTTAATTATTATTGCTGCTATTGACGCCCCATTTCAAAGCTATAGTCATAACAAACAGCTTAAAATGACTATGCAAGAGGTAAAAGACGAATATAAAAACTCAGAAGGTGATCCGCAGATTAAAGCGCGCATAAGGCAAACCCAACGTCAAATGTCGCAAAAGAGAATGATGCAGGATGTGCCAGACGCCGATGTTATTGTTACCAACCCTACTCACTATTCCGTAGCTTTAAAATACGATACAGAGCGAGCAGGCGCGCCTATTGTATTAGCCAAAGGTGTGGATGAGCTCGCCATGCAAATTCGTAAAATTGCATTGGGTAATGAAGTGCCTATTGTTGAGTCTCCAACTTTAACCCGAGCGCTTTATCATACTGCAGAAGTGGGTGAGCAAATCCCCGATCAGCTATTTACTGCGGTTGCTCAAGTGCTTGCTTATGTGTTTCAGCTTAAACGGTTTAAAAAAGGCCGTGGAAAACGCCCTGTTGCCCTTAATAAAAAGCTGCCTATCCCCGATGAATTTAAGTATTAA
- the fliP gene encoding flagellar type III secretion system pore protein FliP (The bacterial flagellar biogenesis protein FliP forms a type III secretion system (T3SS)-type pore required for flagellar assembly.): MTKWLLFLFAMVFVPGVNAEGIDALTITTNADGTQDYSVTLQVLAIMTAMSFIPAAIIMMTSFTRIIVVLAILRQAIGLQQTPSNQVLLGMSLFLSIFIMAPIYEQINERAIEPYLSEQVTSLEALDLAKEPMKAFMLSQVRIKDLETFAKIAGYDQLDSPEATPMVVLIPAFVTSELQTAFIIGFMFFIPFLIVDLVVASVLMAMGMMMLSPMIVSLPFKIMLFVLVDGWSLVMGTLAKSFGLGT; this comes from the coding sequence ATGACTAAATGGCTGCTTTTCCTATTTGCCATGGTGTTTGTCCCAGGGGTCAATGCCGAGGGGATTGACGCGCTGACGATCACTACTAATGCCGATGGCACCCAAGACTACTCAGTGACGCTACAAGTGTTGGCGATCATGACGGCTATGAGCTTTATTCCAGCCGCCATTATCATGATGACCTCTTTCACTCGAATTATTGTTGTTTTAGCTATTTTGCGCCAAGCCATTGGTTTGCAGCAAACGCCTTCGAACCAAGTATTACTAGGTATGTCGCTGTTTTTAAGTATTTTTATTATGGCGCCAATTTATGAGCAAATAAATGAGCGAGCTATCGAACCGTATTTAAGTGAACAAGTAACGTCACTTGAAGCACTTGATTTAGCCAAAGAGCCAATGAAAGCGTTTATGCTCTCACAGGTACGTATAAAAGATTTAGAAACCTTTGCTAAAATAGCAGGTTACGATCAGCTTGACTCGCCTGAAGCAACGCCAATGGTTGTGCTTATTCCTGCGTTTGTGACCAGTGAGTTACAAACCGCTTTTATTATTGGTTTTATGTTTTTTATTCCCTTTTTGATTGTCGATTTGGTGGTTGCATCGGTATTGATGGCCATGGGTATGATGATGCTATCGCCCATGATTGTGTCGCTACCGTTTAAAATTATGTTGTTTGTATTGGTTGATGGGTGGAGCTTGGTGATGGGTACACTCGCTAAAAGCTTTGGCTTGGGCACGTAG
- the flhA gene encoding flagellar biosynthesis protein FlhA — protein MEFKAVLQQLNKDKKEYAKGVGTPLLVLAALGMVILPLPPFLLDILFSFNIALALVVLLVTVYTMKPLEFGMFPAVLLIATIMRLALNVASTRVVLLEGHNGGDAAGKVIEAFGSVVIGGNYAVGLVVFLILIIINFVVITKGAGRISEVSARFTLDAMPGKQMAIDADMNAGFISAEQARERREEVTREADFYGSMDGASKFVKGDAIAGIVILVINIVGGLFVGMIQHDLSFSRAMEVYTLLTIGDGLVAQLPSLLLSIGTAIVVTRQNESHNMGDQFKKQLGNEKSLFIASGILITMGLVPGMPHLAFLSLGALLGYLAYYTQQNKLKLAAAEAEEAENAASGTGIAAKQEQKELGWDDVQQVDVIGLEVGYRLIPLVDQSQGGELLNRIKGVRKKLSQELGFLVPPVHIRDNLELDPNAYRITMMGVSSGEGELKHGDELAINPGQVFGPLKGIETKDPAFGLDAVWIKPDQKDEAQSLGYTVVDSATVVATHISQLLTNSAALLLGHEEVQNLLDMLGKSHPRLVEGLVPEVLPLTTIVKVLQNLLNEGVAIRDMRSIVQTLVEYGPRSQDPDVLTAAVRISLRRLIVQDAVGMSSEIPVITLAPELEQMLHQSLQNAGDEGAGIEPGLADRLQTSLNEAHQNQEMAGEPSILLTSGMLRTVLSRFVKYTIPGLRVMSYQEIPDERQIKIVSSVGQQ, from the coding sequence ATGGAATTTAAAGCGGTATTACAACAACTTAATAAAGATAAAAAAGAATATGCGAAGGGCGTTGGTACACCGCTTTTGGTGTTGGCTGCGCTGGGTATGGTTATTTTACCACTGCCTCCATTCCTGCTTGATATATTATTTTCGTTTAATATCGCGCTTGCGTTAGTTGTATTACTGGTCACTGTATACACCATGAAACCGCTTGAGTTTGGTATGTTCCCAGCCGTGCTGTTAATTGCAACCATAATGCGCTTAGCACTCAATGTGGCCAGTACCCGGGTGGTACTGCTTGAGGGTCATAACGGTGGGGATGCTGCTGGTAAAGTCATTGAAGCATTTGGTTCAGTGGTAATCGGTGGTAACTACGCCGTGGGCTTGGTGGTGTTTTTAATTCTGATCATCATTAACTTTGTGGTAATCACCAAAGGTGCTGGTCGTATTTCAGAAGTATCAGCGCGTTTTACTCTAGATGCTATGCCAGGTAAGCAAATGGCCATAGATGCAGATATGAATGCCGGTTTTATCAGTGCCGAGCAAGCCAGAGAACGTCGTGAGGAAGTAACTCGTGAAGCTGACTTTTATGGTTCTATGGATGGTGCTAGTAAATTTGTAAAAGGCGATGCTATTGCTGGCATAGTCATTTTAGTGATCAATATTGTGGGTGGCTTATTTGTTGGCATGATCCAACATGATTTAAGTTTTTCACGCGCTATGGAAGTGTACACACTATTGACCATTGGTGATGGCTTAGTCGCGCAATTACCTTCATTACTACTTTCAATTGGTACTGCAATTGTTGTAACCCGTCAAAATGAATCGCACAACATGGGCGATCAGTTTAAGAAGCAATTAGGTAACGAAAAGTCGTTATTTATTGCCTCAGGTATCCTTATTACTATGGGCTTAGTCCCAGGTATGCCACACCTTGCATTTTTAAGCTTAGGGGCGCTTTTAGGTTACCTTGCATACTATACTCAGCAAAATAAACTGAAATTAGCCGCTGCAGAAGCAGAAGAAGCCGAAAATGCGGCCTCAGGTACCGGAATTGCGGCTAAACAAGAGCAAAAAGAACTGGGTTGGGATGATGTTCAACAAGTTGATGTTATTGGTCTAGAAGTCGGTTACCGACTCATTCCTCTCGTTGACCAATCACAAGGTGGCGAGCTGTTAAACCGTATTAAAGGAGTGCGTAAAAAACTATCTCAAGAGCTGGGCTTTTTAGTGCCGCCGGTGCATATACGCGATAATCTAGAACTCGACCCAAATGCATACCGCATAACCATGATGGGTGTATCAAGTGGTGAGGGTGAGCTTAAACATGGTGATGAATTAGCGATTAACCCAGGCCAAGTATTTGGCCCGCTAAAAGGAATTGAAACTAAAGATCCTGCGTTTGGTTTAGATGCGGTTTGGATAAAACCCGATCAAAAAGATGAAGCACAGTCTTTAGGTTACACGGTGGTTGATTCGGCGACCGTGGTGGCAACCCATATTAGCCAGTTACTCACCAATAGCGCCGCATTATTACTCGGACATGAAGAAGTACAGAACTTATTAGATATGTTAGGTAAGAGTCACCCTCGCTTAGTTGAAGGACTTGTACCTGAGGTATTACCGCTGACCACCATCGTTAAAGTACTACAAAATTTATTAAACGAAGGGGTGGCAATACGAGATATGCGTTCAATTGTTCAAACCCTTGTTGAGTATGGCCCTCGTAGCCAAGACCCAGATGTATTAACGGCTGCAGTGCGAATATCACTGCGTAGATTAATCGTCCAAGATGCCGTTGGTATGTCTTCTGAAATCCCTGTCATAACCTTGGCGCCTGAGTTGGAACAGATGTTGCATCAGTCACTTCAAAATGCAGGTGATGAAGGTGCCGGAATAGAACCAGGGCTTGCTGATAGACTTCAAACATCATTGAATGAAGCGCATCAAAATCAAGAAATGGCCGGTGAACCTTCAATATTGCTAACGTCAGGAATGTTACGCACTGTGTTATCTCGATTTGTTAAATACACCATTCCAGGATTGCGAGTGATGTCTTATCAAGAGATACCAGATGAAAGACAGATCAAGATTGTCAGCTCTGTAGGCCAACAATAA